The Leucobacter sp. UCMA 4100 genome window below encodes:
- a CDS encoding fatty acid desaturase family protein, protein MPSATAPLTATLGPVRQTYARAEDFPSVTKAYRTVSRTVQEQGLLARAPIFYTLVASAIGLGFAITITAAILIGNSWWQLAIGAALGLLFTQVAFLTHEAAHRQILSTGPANDRLARVLAASIGMSYSWWDSKHSRHHANPNQIGRDPDIEVDTISFLETDAAESRGIVRWITQRQGWLFFPLLTLEGLNLHLHGFKHLFGRGPVKARATEIVLICTRFVLLFGAIFFFLPVGKAFALSGVMLAVFGVGMGASFAPNHKGMPVIDPNTRLDFFAKQVRTSRNIRGGWWATVLMGGLNYQIEHHLFPSMARPHLAKTRLIVREFCRENDVPYTETSLLRSYAIVIDYLNRVGLAARDPFDCPIAAQYGRR, encoded by the coding sequence GTGCCATCAGCAACCGCACCGCTCACCGCTACCCTAGGCCCGGTACGCCAGACCTACGCTCGCGCAGAAGATTTTCCATCGGTCACCAAGGCCTACCGCACGGTTTCACGCACGGTACAAGAGCAGGGGCTGCTCGCCCGCGCCCCCATCTTTTACACGCTCGTCGCCTCGGCCATCGGGCTCGGCTTTGCCATCACCATCACTGCAGCCATCCTCATTGGCAACAGCTGGTGGCAGCTGGCCATCGGTGCCGCGCTCGGCCTACTCTTCACACAGGTCGCCTTTCTGACACACGAGGCGGCGCACCGCCAGATCCTTTCGACAGGGCCAGCGAACGATCGCCTCGCACGGGTACTCGCCGCATCAATCGGCATGAGCTACTCGTGGTGGGATTCAAAGCACAGCCGTCACCACGCAAACCCGAACCAGATTGGCCGCGACCCAGACATCGAAGTCGATACCATCTCGTTTCTCGAGACCGATGCTGCTGAGTCACGCGGCATTGTTCGGTGGATCACCCAGCGTCAAGGCTGGCTCTTCTTCCCGCTGCTCACGCTCGAAGGGCTCAACCTTCACCTGCACGGGTTCAAACACCTCTTCGGCCGCGGCCCCGTCAAGGCACGCGCCACCGAAATAGTGCTCATCTGCACACGATTTGTCTTGCTGTTCGGTGCGATCTTTTTCTTCCTGCCCGTTGGCAAAGCGTTCGCACTCTCTGGCGTCATGCTCGCGGTATTCGGAGTAGGGATGGGAGCAAGCTTTGCCCCAAACCACAAAGGCATGCCCGTCATTGACCCCAATACGCGCCTCGACTTCTTTGCAAAGCAGGTGCGCACGTCACGCAACATTCGCGGCGGCTGGTGGGCAACGGTGCTCATGGGCGGTCTCAACTACCAGATCGAGCACCACCTCTTTCCGAGCATGGCACGGCCACACCTCGCAAAGACCCGGCTCATTGTGCGCGAGTTCTGCCGCGAAAACGATGTGCCTTACACCGAGACCTCACTGCTGCGCTCGTACGCAATCGTGATCGACTATTTGAACCGCGTGGGCCTCGCCGCCCGCGACCCATTCGACTGCCCGATCGCGGCGCAGTACGGAAGGCGCTAG
- a CDS encoding amidohydrolase family protein, which produces MPATQKILTHPNIIGAVAEEGASSGAVDALLVEGGDICAVGDLASLRERYPDAELVRLPGHAIVAGFHDAHIHTGGYARALATVNLRGAESLDAALQRLREFIAASDSPGTSDHPSGSDGGDETPLWITGGYWDANAWATGLPSRHDLDAVVADRPVALSSLDGHSLWVNSLGLALAGIGALTDDVPGGIIVREGDGREPAGLLRERACDPVLACFSEQSVELLPGLLAVAQERLLAMGVTHITDFDEDATRLAFEALHERGQLKLRVHKGIPAGDLDRAIAEGWRTGAGDRFITTGPVKLFSDGALGSHSAHMLEDFADAPGNHGVEVIDTEALTALVEQANAAGIAVATHAIGDAANRSVLNAYERTAQLTREHGLRNRVEHAQHIAQRDLPRFAELGVIASVQPTHCTTDFALAGRRLGDREVLNYAWRSLLDSGARVAFGSDAPIEPAEPLFGVHAAVTRQDRQGRPEGGFEPHERVSVEEALALFSEGPAYAAGLEGRVGRIAVGQYADLVALSADPRECEPAEIAGLSVVATFVDGNCVYEAEPFQRLMDAAFEGFDRATAPAMITAVFTREGVVGCRATGEPAGPGSTTERGTVFRIASMTKSFLAATALILRDEGLLDFAAPITQYVPGVRLMYEGVAQRVTIEQLLSNRSGLAEDNAWGDRRLGDTRESVLELAAQGLRLTAEPGEMYQYSNLGMSLVGRAIEAVTGSSVEQVIRERVIDPLGLQHTRFSADDYPSGTPLAKGYRTFDESKHLHEEPYVGNGALACIGGLFSTVDDIATWAGFVSSAYTDAPLRPELMEPASRREMQRIHTAAVQSAHQQQRGLDAVGYGLGLFVEHDLRFGRIAQHTGGLPGFTSHMRWHTASGVGVVTFANCDVFRAEPFAASLHTEVLAAKGIEAPTPQTPRPFASWPETLASARRIDEALRSGVSAWSLDGVFAVNAMHDVPPEVRQQRLAEALEETGPVNPQQAPLEQRIAATLGPAEVRWRIECERGALLCDARLVGLSTPLVQTLIVAVAEEG; this is translated from the coding sequence GTGCCAGCGACGCAAAAGATTCTCACGCACCCGAACATCATCGGCGCGGTCGCCGAGGAGGGTGCCTCGAGTGGCGCGGTCGACGCGCTGCTCGTCGAGGGCGGCGACATTTGCGCCGTGGGTGATCTCGCGTCATTGCGCGAGCGGTACCCCGACGCCGAGCTGGTGAGGCTGCCCGGTCACGCGATTGTCGCCGGGTTTCACGACGCGCACATTCACACGGGCGGGTACGCGCGTGCTCTCGCGACTGTGAATCTTCGTGGCGCCGAGAGCCTTGACGCGGCGCTGCAAAGGCTTCGCGAGTTCATCGCCGCGAGCGACAGCCCGGGCACGAGCGATCACCCGAGCGGGAGCGATGGCGGTGATGAGACACCCCTGTGGATCACCGGCGGGTACTGGGATGCGAATGCCTGGGCCACCGGTTTGCCGTCGCGGCACGATCTTGACGCCGTGGTTGCTGACCGGCCGGTTGCGCTGTCGAGTCTTGACGGGCACTCGCTGTGGGTGAACTCGCTCGGGCTTGCGCTCGCCGGCATTGGGGCGCTTACCGATGACGTGCCTGGCGGAATCATTGTGCGTGAGGGTGACGGGCGCGAGCCTGCCGGGCTGCTTCGCGAGCGTGCCTGTGACCCCGTGCTTGCGTGTTTCTCGGAGCAGAGCGTTGAGCTGCTGCCGGGCCTGCTCGCGGTCGCTCAGGAACGGCTGCTCGCGATGGGCGTCACGCACATCACTGACTTTGACGAAGACGCGACGAGGCTCGCGTTTGAGGCCTTGCACGAGCGCGGGCAGCTGAAGCTTCGGGTGCACAAGGGCATTCCTGCGGGCGATCTCGACCGGGCGATTGCCGAGGGGTGGCGAACCGGCGCTGGCGATCGCTTCATCACCACGGGGCCGGTGAAACTCTTCTCAGACGGAGCGCTTGGCTCGCACAGTGCGCACATGCTCGAAGACTTTGCCGATGCCCCCGGGAACCACGGGGTCGAGGTGATCGACACCGAGGCGCTCACGGCCCTCGTCGAGCAGGCGAACGCCGCGGGCATCGCGGTCGCGACCCACGCCATTGGTGACGCGGCGAACCGGAGTGTGTTGAACGCCTATGAGCGCACGGCTCAGCTCACCCGCGAGCACGGGCTGCGTAATCGGGTGGAGCATGCGCAACACATCGCGCAGCGTGATCTGCCCAGGTTTGCCGAGCTCGGCGTTATCGCCTCGGTGCAGCCGACTCACTGCACCACCGACTTCGCGCTCGCGGGTCGTCGCCTCGGCGATCGTGAGGTGCTCAATTATGCGTGGCGCTCGCTGCTCGACTCGGGGGCCAGGGTGGCGTTTGGCTCTGACGCGCCAATCGAGCCGGCTGAGCCGCTCTTCGGGGTGCACGCCGCGGTGACGAGGCAGGACCGGCAGGGGCGACCTGAGGGTGGCTTTGAGCCGCACGAACGAGTGAGCGTGGAAGAAGCGCTCGCGCTCTTCAGCGAGGGCCCCGCCTATGCTGCGGGCCTCGAAGGTCGGGTGGGGCGCATTGCCGTGGGGCAGTATGCCGATCTCGTTGCGCTGAGTGCGGATCCGCGCGAGTGCGAGCCCGCCGAAATCGCGGGACTGAGCGTTGTCGCGACGTTCGTCGACGGGAACTGTGTGTACGAGGCAGAACCGTTCCAGAGACTCATGGACGCCGCGTTCGAGGGGTTTGACAGGGCGACCGCACCCGCGATGATCACGGCGGTGTTTACCCGTGAAGGGGTCGTGGGGTGCCGCGCCACTGGTGAGCCTGCGGGGCCCGGTTCAACGACCGAACGCGGGACCGTGTTTCGTATCGCGTCGATGACGAAGAGCTTTCTCGCGGCCACGGCGCTCATATTGCGCGACGAGGGGTTGCTCGACTTTGCGGCACCCATCACCCAATACGTTCCTGGGGTGCGCCTCATGTATGAGGGGGTCGCCCAGCGGGTGACGATTGAGCAGCTGCTCTCGAACCGTTCGGGGCTTGCCGAAGACAACGCCTGGGGTGACAGGCGTCTCGGCGATACTCGTGAATCGGTGCTCGAACTCGCCGCTCAGGGGCTGCGCTTAACCGCCGAGCCCGGCGAAATGTACCAGTACTCGAACCTCGGGATGTCCCTTGTTGGCCGGGCGATCGAAGCGGTCACCGGGAGCTCGGTCGAACAGGTGATTCGGGAGCGGGTGATTGATCCGCTCGGGCTTCAACACACGCGCTTTAGCGCCGACGACTACCCGTCCGGGACGCCGCTCGCGAAGGGCTATCGCACCTTCGACGAGTCGAAGCACCTGCACGAGGAGCCTTACGTCGGCAACGGGGCGCTCGCGTGCATCGGTGGGCTGTTTAGTACGGTCGACGACATTGCCACCTGGGCTGGCTTCGTATCGTCGGCGTATACCGATGCCCCGCTGCGCCCAGAACTCATGGAGCCTGCGTCGAGACGCGAGATGCAGCGCATTCATACGGCCGCGGTGCAGAGCGCTCACCAGCAGCAGCGTGGCCTCGACGCCGTCGGGTATGGGCTCGGGCTCTTCGTTGAGCACGACCTGCGGTTTGGCCGCATTGCTCAGCACACGGGAGGGTTGCCGGGCTTCACCTCGCACATGCGCTGGCACACGGCGAGCGGCGTCGGTGTTGTGACCTTCGCGAACTGCGACGTGTTTCGCGCCGAACCCTTCGCCGCGAGCCTGCACACCGAGGTGCTCGCGGCGAAGGGCATCGAAGCGCCGACACCGCAGACCCCGAGGCCGTTTGCGTCGTGGCCAGAGACCCTTGCGAGCGCTCGCCGCATCGACGAGGCGCTGCGGTCA